GGTTGGCAAGGAAGCCTTCCTGGCCAAGGACCAGGACTTCAAGTCCGCACTGACCAAACTGAAAGCCACCAATCCGGAAGCCCTGTATGTTCCCGGCTACTATGAAGAAGTTTCCAAGATCATCAAACAGGCCCGTGAAGTGGGAATCACCTGCCCGATTCTGGGCAGTGACGGATGGGATTCTCCCAAACTGGCTGATATCGCCGGCGCGGAAGCCCTGAACGGCACCTACTTCACCAACGCCTACTCCGCACAGGACAAGGATCCTCATGTACAGCAGTTCATCAAGGACTACAAAGCCAAATTCAACGAAGAACCGGATACCTTCGCCATCCATGGCTATGACGGCACCCTGGCTGTGGCGGAAGCCATCAAACAGGCCGGTACCGCAGATGGAGCCAAGATTGCCGAAGCCCTGAGCAAGATCAAGGATCTGCAGGTAGCTACGGGCAAATATACCCTGGATGAACAGCACAACCCTGTTTCCGGCGGTATCATCATCGAAATGAAAGACGGCAAACAGACCTTCAAACAAAAGATTACGCTGTAAGCCAAACAATCTGCTGGCGTCGGATCGGTTTCCGGTCTGACGCCAAACTTTTTCACAAGGAGGGGTGCTCATGAACACAGGATCTTTTGCCCTGCAATTTGTCCAGCAAATTGTCAACGGCATTTCCCTGGGCAGCATTTATGCGCTGATTGCCCTGGGATACACCATGATCTACGGGATCATCAAACTGATCAACTTCGCCCACGGTGATATTTACATGTTGGGCGCCTATATCGGCTTTGTGGCCATTACGAAAGCCCATCTGCCGTTTCTGCCGGCTCTGATCATTGCTATGGCGGGAGCGGCCCTGGCCGGTATCATCATCGAACGGATTGCCTATAAACCCATGCGGAATGCTCCCCGGATTGCGGCTCTGATCACCGCCATCGGTGTATCTTTCTTCCTGGAAAACGGCATGATCCTGCTGGTTACGCCCCAGCCACGGACCTTTCCGCCGGTGTTCGCTCCCACGGTGTACCACATCGGGGGCGTGGTGGTGAACAACCAGCAGATCCTGATCCTGGTCAGTGCCCTGGTGCTGATGCTGGGTCTGACCTATATCGTCAACAGGACCAAGGCCGGGAAGGC
This genomic interval from Acidaminococcus timonensis contains the following:
- a CDS encoding branched-chain amino acid ABC transporter permease gives rise to the protein MNTGSFALQFVQQIVNGISLGSIYALIALGYTMIYGIIKLINFAHGDIYMLGAYIGFVAITKAHLPFLPALIIAMAGAALAGIIIERIAYKPMRNAPRIAALITAIGVSFFLENGMILLVTPQPRTFPPVFAPTVYHIGGVVVNNQQILILVSALVLMLGLTYIVNRTKAGKAMRAVSYDADAAKLMGIDTDRVISTTFALGSALAAAAGVLVGIYYNSIDPLMGMMPGIKAFIAAVVGGIGILPGAMLGGIIMGLVEAMVSGFFSSTYRDAAAFAILILILLIKPTGLLGKNVKEKV